In the Candidatus Methylomirabilota bacterium genome, one interval contains:
- a CDS encoding ABC transporter encodes GDVELLLLDEPFEGLAPAVVREVFALVQGLRGETAILLVEHNLDLALALADRVYVLDRGSVTHEGPARALLSDFDLRRRVLWF; translated from the coding sequence GGCGACGTCGAGCTGCTGCTGCTCGACGAGCCCTTCGAGGGGCTGGCGCCGGCCGTCGTCCGCGAGGTCTTCGCGCTCGTCCAGGGGCTGCGGGGCGAGACGGCCATCCTCCTGGTCGAGCACAACCTCGACCTCGCCCTCGCCCTGGCCGACCGCGTCTACGTGCTGGACCGCGGCAGCGTGACCCACGAGGGCCCGGCCCGCGCCCTGCTCTCCGACTTCGACCTGCGCCGCCGCGTGCTGTGGTTCTAG
- a CDS encoding DUF1330 domain-containing protein, which translates to MKTRWAVALAVAVGFGLGAVTVQSLHAQAKPPVYFIAEIEVTNLDAYTKEYAPKAQALIRKMGGRLLAAGQKVTAFEGQPPKQRVAVQVWDSLEKIQAWRNSAEFKELRKTGEKYAKFRTFAIEGLPQ; encoded by the coding sequence GTGAAAACTCGGTGGGCAGTGGCGTTGGCCGTCGCCGTCGGGTTCGGGCTTGGCGCTGTCACGGTCCAAAGCCTTCACGCGCAGGCGAAGCCGCCTGTCTACTTTATCGCGGAAATCGAAGTGACGAACCTCGACGCCTACACGAAAGAGTACGCTCCGAAGGCTCAGGCGCTCATCAGGAAGATGGGCGGCCGCCTCCTGGCTGCGGGACAGAAAGTAACGGCCTTCGAAGGGCAGCCGCCGAAACAGCGCGTCGCCGTGCAGGTCTGGGACAGCCTGGAAAAGATTCAGGCCTGGCGCAACTCAGCGGAGTTCAAGGAACTGCGGAAGACCGGCGAGAAGTACGCCAAATTCCGCACCTTCGCCATCGAGGGCCTGCCGCAGTAG
- a CDS encoding substrate-binding domain-containing protein: protein MRRGSLATVAMFGIMILAAPGVTAEAADVKVLSAAALRHVLNELGPRFERETGHKLAIQYDVVGVLKRQIEGGEQFDVALLTTPFIADLAKQGKIAAGTSAHIARSGIGVFVRTGAPKPDIKTAEAFKRAMLGAKSIGYSKEGATAMYLATLFDRLGIAEPMKAKTKYLPVGRAAQSVAGGEVELALVVISAIEPVPGAELLGPLPAELQSYVGYTGGIGTAAKDAKAGKALLDFLKAPAAVPVLKAKGMEPITR, encoded by the coding sequence ATGAGAAGAGGGTCACTCGCTACAGTCGCCATGTTCGGCATCATGATCCTGGCGGCGCCCGGCGTCACGGCCGAGGCCGCTGACGTCAAGGTCTTGAGCGCCGCTGCGCTGAGGCACGTGTTGAACGAGCTCGGCCCCCGCTTCGAGCGAGAGACGGGCCACAAGCTCGCGATCCAGTACGACGTGGTCGGTGTCTTGAAGCGCCAGATCGAAGGGGGCGAGCAGTTCGATGTGGCCCTCCTCACGACGCCGTTCATCGCGGATCTGGCCAAGCAGGGCAAGATCGCGGCCGGCACCTCCGCCCACATCGCCCGCTCCGGCATCGGCGTGTTCGTCCGCACGGGCGCGCCCAAGCCCGACATCAAGACGGCCGAGGCGTTCAAGCGCGCGATGCTCGGCGCGAAGTCCATCGGCTATTCGAAAGAAGGGGCGACCGCCATGTATCTGGCGACCCTGTTCGATCGCCTGGGGATTGCCGAGCCGATGAAAGCCAAGACCAAGTACCTGCCGGTGGGCCGCGCGGCCCAGAGCGTCGCCGGTGGCGAGGTCGAGCTCGCACTCGTGGTCATCAGCGCCATCGAGCCCGTGCCCGGCGCCGAGCTCCTCGGGCCGCTCCCGGCCGAGCTGCAGAGCTACGTCGGCTACACGGGGGGCATCGGGACCGCCGCCAAAGACGCGAAGGCCGGCAAGGCCCTGCTCGACTTCTTGAAAGCGCCCGCGGCCGTTCCGGTGCTCAAGGCCAAAGGCATGGAGCCCATCACGCGGTGA
- a CDS encoding DUF4440 domain-containing protein, producing MNRTVALVASLLMLGAPSLTAAGGKEDVGDAEAVLWGARSLTLRDTPATVRDYFKILRTVPPSYKVALGEQRIRVYGDIAINTGTYTFSEIRDGKPITPPARFSFVYRNHGGRWLIVDHHSSAVPAPPQ from the coding sequence ATGAACCGAACCGTGGCCCTGGTCGCGTCTCTGCTGATGCTCGGCGCCCCATCGTTGACCGCCGCGGGTGGCAAGGAAGATGTCGGCGACGCCGAGGCCGTGTTGTGGGGCGCCCGGTCTCTCACGCTGCGTGACACCCCGGCCACCGTGCGTGATTACTTCAAGATCCTGCGTACCGTGCCTCCATCGTACAAGGTCGCCCTGGGCGAGCAGCGGATTCGCGTCTATGGCGACATTGCCATCAACACCGGGACCTATACCTTCTCGGAGATCCGCGACGGAAAGCCCATCACGCCTCCGGCGCGGTTCAGCTTCGTCTACCGGAACCACGGCGGGCGCTGGCTGATCGTCGATCACCACTCGTCTGCGGTGCCCGCGCCGCCTCAGTAG
- a CDS encoding DUF4926 domain-containing protein: protein MRYRVLDTVVLNRELPERGLRRGDLGAVVQVYEPDGLEVEFVTAAGRTEALVTLKVEDVRPVADDDLVAVRPYRRLA, encoded by the coding sequence ATGAGATATCGCGTTCTCGATACTGTTGTGTTGAACAGGGAGCTACCGGAGCGTGGTCTTCGCCGGGGAGACCTCGGTGCTGTGGTGCAGGTGTACGAACCTGACGGGCTCGAGGTGGAATTCGTTACGGCGGCCGGGAGAACGGAGGCGTTGGTAACTCTCAAGGTCGAGGATGTGCGACCCGTCGCAGACGATGACTTGGTGGCCGTTCGGCCATACCGCCGCTTGGCGTGA